GTAGCGAGGGTTCGACCAGCGGGCATCGATGCTGGTCAGTTCATCCTGCGGAGCGGTGCTGGTTTGTTCAGCTTGCAATCGACGCGCGGTCTTGAAGAGCAGCGCACGATAGCCGGGAACCTCGAAATCCAACCGCCGCGCTGCTTCCCCGAGTGCCATGGAATCGTTGTTCGACCTCAGGTCGAGGGCCAGCGCCGAAAACACGGAGTCTGGCGGAAGCCCGCGACCGTCCCAAGTCGCTATCGCTTTGCTGAGATGCGGCAGCACCGAGGGCACTTCGTTGTTGCGAACCGAATAGCTCAGCATGACCGCAAGCGGAGCGAAAAAGAAAACCGTGAGGAAGACGACGAGCGGCGCTGACAGCAGGATCGGCGCGGTCGTCAGTTTCGCGCGCCTGATAGGCTGCTTCTGCTCTGGCACAGAACACTCATTCATTGGTCGCACCATTCGATCGTGCCGAAATCCCAGCCCCGGGCGAGAAGGCATCCCGGGGCCTTGCCACCTGCTCGTTAGCGCGCACGCCAGGCTTCGAACTTGGCTGTCAGATCCGCGTCATTTTCCGCCCAGAAAGCAGCGTCGAAGGGAATCGCGTTCTTCAGGTTCTGAGGGGCTGTCGGCATGGCCTCCCCGGCCTTCGGAGAGACCATCGCGATCGCCTTCTTGTTCATGATGCCATAGGCGATCTTCTCGGGAAGCTTCGACTGGATTTCCGGTCGGCTCGCAAATGTGAGGAACTTCTCGGCCAAATCCTTGTGGGGCGAGCCCGAAACGATGCCCCAGTAGTCCTGACCGTACATCTGTCCGTCCCATACAAGCGCGAAGTGCCGGCCGTTCTGGTTTGCCGTCGTCACGCGACCGTTGAAGGCTGTCGTGACCGCGACGTCGCCGGCTGCAAGCCGCTCGATGGGCTCAGCACCGGTCGACCACCAGACGATCTGCGACTTGATCTCGTCGAGCTTCTTGAATGCACGCGCCACACCCTCGTCGGTGGCCAAGACCTTGTAGAGATCCTCATTCTTGACACCGTCAGCAAGGAGCGCGGCTTCAAGGGTCAAGCGCGCGGATGCTCTCATCCCGCGCTTGCCGGGCCACTTCTTCAGGTTCCAGAAATCGACCCAGTTCTTCGGACCGTCGGTGATGCGATCCTGATCATAGGCAAAGATAAACGACCATGCGAATGCGCCGACGCCACATGGCTGTACCGCCTGGGGCAGGAAATCTTCGGGATAGCCGATCTTGGACCAATCGAGCTTCTGATAGAGGCCCTCGTCGCAGCCAACGATCATCTCGGCGTGGTCCAGCTGGACCACATCCCAGGTTACGTTCTTGGACAGCACCATGGCACGGATCTTGGCCTGCTCGCCAGCGTAAGAATCCTCCGAAAACGTTACGCCGGCCTCCTTGGCGAACGGTTCGAAGAAGACCATACGCTCGGCGTCCTGCAGCACGCCGCCGGCGCCGACCAGGGTTATGTCGCTGGCATGGGCAACTTGAGCGGCGAGCAGGATGGCCGCCGCGGATAGCAAGGTGGAAATCGGGTTCATTCGCATGTTTCAGTTCCCTTCGATTTGATGTTTTTGTTGGATCACGATTTTAGGTTGGGCTTTCTATCGGCCCACGGTCTCGCCTCCTCGAGTTGTCGCGCCAGGTTGAAAAGCAGTCCCTCCTCGCCGTAGCGCGCCGTGAATTGCGTGCCGACAGGCAGGCCCTCGGCGTTCCAGTGAAGTGGAACGCTCATGGCTGGCTGTCCGGTCATGTTGGCGAATGTCGTGAAGGCGAGGAATTCAATGAAGCGGTCCATGACCGCGTCTCCTCCATGCACGCCCGCGTCGAAGTGACCGAGAAGCGGTGCCGGCGAGGCCAGGGTCGGAGTCAGCCAAAGATCATATCGGCTGTGGAACTCGGCAATTTTGCGCGCGAAGCAGTTGAAGAACACGATGTCCTTCAAATATTGCGCAGCGGTGATTCTGATGCCCTCTTCGAAAAGGTAGCGATTGAACGGCTCGGACCGTTCGACGGCGCTGTCGATAGCGATACCCGTGCGCTCCGAAAGCAAGGACAGTATACGGGTCGCCGTCAGCGTCCAGAACCGCCGGTACACCTCCTCATATTCCGCAAATGAGAAATCCGGCGCGTTGAACTCAACCTGATGACCAAGATCTTCTAGTAGACGCGCCGCCTCGTGGACCGCCTCCTTGCAGCTAGGGTCGACGGGCGTTCCAAACATCGAGACATCGGCACACGCGATGCGCAAGGCTCGAGGGCGGCGCCTCATCTGCTCGGTGAAACTGGAGCGTTGCACCGGAGCGTAGTAGGGATCG
This region of Mesorhizobium sp. M2A.F.Ca.ET.046.03.2.1 genomic DNA includes:
- a CDS encoding ABC transporter substrate-binding protein, producing the protein MLQDAERMVFFEPFAKEAGVTFSEDSYAGEQAKIRAMVLSKNVTWDVVQLDHAEMIVGCDEGLYQKLDWSKIGYPEDFLPQAVQPCGVGAFAWSFIFAYDQDRITDGPKNWVDFWNLKKWPGKRGMRASARLTLEAALLADGVKNEDLYKVLATDEGVARAFKKLDEIKSQIVWWSTGAEPIERLAAGDVAVTTAFNGRVTTANQNGRHFALVWDGQMYGQDYWGIVSGSPHKDLAEKFLTFASRPEIQSKLPEKIAYGIMNKKAIAMVSPKAGEAMPTAPQNLKNAIPFDAAFWAENDADLTAKFEAWRAR
- a CDS encoding amidase: MPSSNNLMETDLVGLAALVAAKDLTPSELAETAQARIDLVNPLVNAVIRPIHPAQDLANLADLNAAPLSGVPFLIKDLAINYAGLPTSAGSPLLVDRPVSHDSELMARYRKSGLVTLGKTNTCEFGTLGTTEPKLFGPTRNPWDTRRSSGGSSGGSAAAVAARMVPAAHANDGAGSIRIPASCCGVFGLKPSKGRITHGPDFGEGSVAGIGAEHAVTLSVRDSAALLDVTAGGMPGDPYYAPVQRSSFTEQMRRRPRALRIACADVSMFGTPVDPSCKEAVHEAARLLEDLGHQVEFNAPDFSFAEYEEVYRRFWTLTATRILSLLSERTGIAIDSAVERSEPFNRYLFEEGIRITAAQYLKDIVFFNCFARKIAEFHSRYDLWLTPTLASPAPLLGHFDAGVHGGDAVMDRFIEFLAFTTFANMTGQPAMSVPLHWNAEGLPVGTQFTARYGEEGLLFNLARQLEEARPWADRKPNLKS